In Gossypium raimondii isolate GPD5lz chromosome 12, ASM2569854v1, whole genome shotgun sequence, a single window of DNA contains:
- the LOC105765097 gene encoding uncharacterized protein LOC105765097 isoform X1, which translates to MDYDDNDSQSQNLHLAGEGNNKFPPVLRSYDLPRFDFDDNLRGHLRFDSLVETEVFLGIESSEDNQWIEEFSRGSTGIAFSSSAAEPCLISRHTNVWSEAASSESVEMLLKSVGQDETTLGQTISKDSDACDELGCMIKPMDPSLKHRYSSLSKVGDDIQPALHTGEIPGKCVDNQLVKDASQTHEGDPSVHGALEDPNSKNTDIPATERDESKDSKHIFVNENLVEASVDQSLDDSGQEDKFASGSEVNTVIPSVQSTCMTSVLIDDEDSTHLKNDIIDKNVDSLERENVGLSPELHIGGKNLVDDTVACVTSHVQKHSASDMQSREEEHATGNSTANMSEPSGRILEGNSDLHMVEECSKHAGVEILLQTSKSEDIVLSEGKLHDTSSMPIVSDITLMEHENEVSDTGTIICMSLESKVNSTMKLASDAIEKKDLLESDYHPDKKISSSKSEKSLLLAEDGKGSKDEGEDSHDTLVAGPTKVCEKYIVTEHIDDHKCDRSVSVTSKQKTNLPSDCSSADCFDDRSPVVTKGVDSSSCSAGGRVNELASNLQPDVPVSSMLVDCVLLPSDKGMPANTVLDKKEVQVPSSEASFSVVKTSGMTTEKGASCETGEQFSCKIVDQSLLMKNTTTLEGENGDQTLCGVTLEVGKDMHSSSIVSDSTVRKTDGDKALVISKVSTDSAGGASTQLNKTLMSSVPSTSMETSHNTDQNHHKDNDSKLVSEEISGRVAVHQVDVDPAKAFNTSFASAPSSESQTKFHMMESGSSSADLDNPSCGSPIVIRTSEQSQGKIENGVKRSKDQSAVASGVTNEEANKEKSISQDTEGNDATPGDKSFTFEVPPLLGVSEQESGKNWKPFATMQQDKISPKAMEGTPSTSGLSKAGAKAARETSCANLQAPKRENVRGGSKGTSERKTRRTGGKSASKEAAKKGNAAKEITPARESERSDRTSNVSLSSAGTGQLVQSNEMQHYGHIEGGNMKPFGVLSTSVSSLPDLNTSASSSAVFQQPFTDLQQVQLRAQIFVYGALIQGTVPDEAYMISAFGGPDGGRTIWENAWRAGTERVHGKKSLLVSPETPLQSHIGAKTSDQSIKQNTLQSKVTSSPASRSTSKGTPTTSIVNPMIPLSSPLWSIRTPSGDALQPTGFPRGAVMDYQLAISPLHPPATRNLIGHNSSWMSQSPFRGPWTPQTSAFDGNACFPVRPITEAVNSNPAIASVPHSSSMKQVSAVPVVQSGSPANIFAGTPLLDTKKATLTPGQHSADPKPRKRKKSTVSEEPGQSIPHFQSESPLATVVVSQASTPAAITIPATNISKSTDKFITSVSGNHLKKGDQESDQRVSLSEETLSKHKNSQKHAEDAAALAAAAVSHSEEIWRQLDKHKNSGLAPDVETKLISAAVAIAAAAAVAKAAAAAANVASNAALQSKLMADEALVSSSYRNSTPNNAVSDSGKRLNEATPTSILRGEDAAASSNSVIVVAREVARRRVEAASAAAKQAENMDAIVKAAELAAEAVSQAGKIVAMGEPFSLAELVEAGPEAYWKVPQASPEPDGAIREQINIGGSMEAPGSSVGHLKEVPVDKREKQDNHRKSPTHREMTRVSMEDRSRLTDGGLTPVATSEKDKKGQKRRKASDVAKTKGVASESEIGFESPLMITQTDREKAGETSKDNNIREGSHVEVLRDGGGSRVAWFLADILNLNNGKAYVCYNELRQEDGDRLKEWVEVEGDRAPRIRCARPSTAMSFEGTRKRRRAAMADYNWSVGDRVDAWMQNSWWEGVVIEKSKKDETSFTVHFPAQGETSGVKAWLLRPSLMWKKGSWVEWSSSVDNNESSREGDTPQEKRQRLGSPVVEAKGKDKLSKNVDIKESGKPDDTKLLDLSANKEIFNIGKSTRDESKPDSLRMIRTGLKKKGSGVVFGVPKPGKKQKFMEVSKHYVADQSSKTHETSDSAKFTKYLMPQGSEPRGTKNKIEPKRMAVSKRKILKPGKLPSVSSRSIPQKNYLPNTMVSEPDSVVASDVSKLEDSVSHAENVSGKPNLMEFRSFSSSDGAAEGPVLFSSVAVSSDAPLKKTSASNAKSERINKGKFAPSGGKLAKIDENVLNDDTTKTSSEGVEPRRSNRRIQPTSRLLEGLQSSLAISKIPSVSFDKSHKSQSRSMRG; encoded by the exons TAAAGTCTGTAGGGCAGGACGAAACTACTCTTGGTCAAACTATTAGTAAGGATTCAGATGCCTGTGATGAGCTGGGTTGCATGATAAAGCCGATGGACCCTAGTTTGAAACACAGATATAGTAGCCTTTCTAAAGTTGGGGATGACATACAACCTGCCCTGCATACAGGTGAGATTCCAGGGAAATGTGTAGATAATCAGTTGGTTAAAGATGCTTCTCAAACCCATGAGGGTGATCCATCTGTTCATGGGGCATTAGAAGATCCAAATAGTAAAAATACTGACATACCTGCAACGGAGAGAGATGAGTCTAAAGATAGTAAACATATTTTTGTTAATGAAAATCTAGTGGAAGCTTCGGTTGATCAGTCTTTGGATGACAGTGGACAGGAAGATAAATTTGCTTCTGGGTCAGAAGTTAATACCGTAATCCCTTCTGTGCAAAGCACATGTATGACTAGTGTTTTGATAGATGATGAAGATTCCACacatttgaaaaatgatatCATTGATAAAAATGTGGACAGTTTAGAGAGGGAAAATGTTGGCTTAAGTCCAGAACTTCACATTGGTGGTAAGAACTTGGTTGATGATACAGTTGCATGTGTTACCTCGCACGTGCAGAAACATTCAGCCTCAGACATGCAATCTAGGGAAGAAGAACATGCTACTGGAAACAGCACTGCTAACATGAGTGAGCCTTCTGGTAGAATATTGGAAGGGAATTCTGACCTACATATGGTGGAAGAATGCAGCAAGCATGCGGGTGTAGAAATTCTTCTGCAGACCAGCAAGTCTGAAGACATTGTCTTGTCAGAAGGAAAGCTACATGACACATCATCAATGCCCATTGTTAGTGATATTACCCTTATGGAGCATGAAAATGAGGTTAGCGATACTGGTACTATAATTTGTATGAGTCTAGAGTCAAAGGTGAATTCAACGATGAAGCTAGCATCTGATGCTATTGAGAAGAAGGATTTGTTAGAAAGTGATTACCACCCAGATAAAAAAATCTCGAGCAGCAAGTCTGAGAAATCTTTGTTGTTAGCAGAAGATGGTAAAGGTTCTAAGGATGAAGGTGAAGATTCTCATGATACTTTGGTTGCTGGACCCACAAAAGTATGTGAAAAGTACATCGTCACTGAACATATTGATGATCATAAATGTGATAGAAGTGTTTCAGTTACTTCAAAGCAGAAAACCAATTTGCCTTCTGATTGTAGTAGTGCAGATTGCTTTGATGATAGATCCCCAGTTGTAACAAAGGGAGTTGATTCCTCATCATGCAGTGCAGGTGGCAGGGTAAATGAGTTAGCTTCAAACCTACAACCTGATGTTCCTGTCAGCAGTATGTTGG TGGATTGTGTTCTTTTGCCTTCTGATAAGGGCATGCCGGCCAATACTGTTTTGGATAAGAAAGAGGTTCAGGTGCCATCTTCAGAAGCAAGTTTCTCAGTCGTAAAGACTTCTGGAATGACAACCGAAAAAGGTGCTTCTTGTGAGACTGGTGAACAGTTCTCATGCAAGATAGTTGATCAGTCATTGTTAATGAAGAATACCACTACACTTGAAGGCGAAAATGGAGACCAAACACTTTGCGGAGTCACATTGGAGGTTGGAAAGGATATGCATTCATCATCTATTGTCTCTGATTCAACAGTGAGGAAGACTGATGGTGACAAAGCTCTAGTTATCTCTAAGGTTTCTACAGATTCTGCAG GTGGTGCTTCAACTCAGCTGAACAAGACCTTGATGAGTTCAGTGCCTTCAACTTCAATGGAAACCTCTCATAATACTGACCAAAATCACCATAAAGATAATGATTCCAAATTGGTTTCTGAAGAGATCAGTGGTCGTGTTGCTGTGCATCAGGTTGATG TTGATCCTGCAAAGGCTTTTAATACTTCCTTTGCTTCTGCGCCTTCATCTGAATCTCAAACTAAGTTTCACATGATGGAAAGTGGAAGTAGCAGTGCTGATCTTGACAATCCTTCCTGTGGCTCTCCAATTGTCATTAGAACTTCCGAGCAGTCACaaggtaaaattgaaaatggtGTGAAAAGATCCAAAGATCAGAGTGCTGTAGCATCTGGTGTTACTAACGAGGAAGCGAACAAAGAGAAGTCAATTTCTCAGGATACAGAAGGAAATGATGCTACTCCAGGAGACAAAAGTTTCACCTTTGAGGTACCTCCATTGTTAGGTGTGTCTGAACAAGAATCTGGAAAGAATTGGAAACCTTTTGCGACCATGCAACAAGATAAAATATCCCCG AAGGCCATGGAAGGAACTCCATCAACCTCTGGCTTAAGCAAAGCGGGGGCCAAGGCTGCTCGAGAGACAAGTTGTGCAAATCTTCAGGCACCTAAAAGGGAGAATGTGCGTGGTGGCTCCAAAGGGACTTCTGAGCGTAAAACAAGACGAACAGGTGGTAAGAGTGCAAGTAAGGAAGCTGCTAAAAAGGGAAATGCTGCAAAAGAGATAACCCCTGCAAGGGAATCAGAAAGAAGTGATAGAACAAGTAATGTGTCACTCAGTTCGGCTGGAACTGGTCAACTTGTGCAATCCAATGAGATGCAGCACTATGGACATATAGAAGGCGGTAATATGAAACCATTTGGTGTTCTTTCTACTTCAGTATCTAGTCTGCCAGACTTGAACACATCAGCTTCTTCATCTGCAGTTTTTCAACAGCCTTTTACAGATTTGCAGCAAGTTCAGTTGCGCGCTCAGATTTTTGTATATGGAGCTTTGAT ACAAGGAACAGTACCTGATGAGGCATATATGATATCGGCATTTGGAGGACCTG ATGGTGGAAGAACCATTTGGGAGAATGCTTGGCGAGCAGGTACTGAGAGGGTACATGGTAAAAAATCGCTTCTTGTTAGCCCTGAAACTCCTTTGCAGTCTCATATAG GTGCTAAAACTTCTGATCAATCGATCAAACAAAATACACTTCAGAGTAAGGTTACATCCTCACCTGCTAGTCGTTCTACCAGCAAGGGTACTCCAACAACATCAATTGTAAACCCAATGATACCCCTTTCATCACCACTATGGAGTATTCGTACACCTTCTGGTGACGCCCTTCAACCTACTGGCTTTCCAAGAGGTGCAGTTATGGATTATCAGCTAGCAATTTCTCCATTACATCCTCCAGCTACAAGGAATTTAATCGGACACAATTCTTCTTGGATGTCCCAATCCCCTTTTCGTGGCCCCTGGACTCCACAGACTTCTGCATTTGATGGCAATGCTTGTTTTCCTGTGCGCCCGATCACAGAAGCAGTTAATTCAAATCCTGCAATAGCATCTGTGCCTCATTCTTCTAGCATGAAACAGGTTTCTGCAGTTCCTGTGGTCCAGAGTGGAAGTCCTGCCAATATTTTTGCAGGGACTCCACTGCTTGACACAAAAAAGGCAACATTAACACCTGGTCAGCATTCTGCTGATCCAAAGCCTAGAAAACGGAAAAAGTCTACAGTTTCTGAGGAGCCTGGGCAGAGTATACCTCATTTTCAATCAGAGTCCCCATTGGCTACTGTTGTGGTTAGTCAGGCCTCTACACCTGCTGCAATTACCATTCCTGCTACCAATATATCCAAGTCCACTGATAAATTCATTACATCTGTCTCTGGTAATCATCTCAAAAAGGGTGACCAAGAATCAGATCAGAGGGTTAGTCTCTCTGAAGAGACTCTTAGTAAACACAAAAATTCTCAGAAGCATGCAGAGGATGCTGCTGCTcttgctgctgctgctgttaGTCACAGTGAAGAAATATGGAGGCAGTTGGACAAGCACAAAAATTCAGGGTTGGCACCAGATGTTGAAACTAAATTGATTTCCGCAGCTGTTGCAATAGCAGCAGCTGCTGCTGTTGCAAAGGCTGCGGCTGCGGCTGCCAATGTCGCCTCAAATGCTGCCTTACAATCAAAATTGATGGCTGATGAAGCATTGGTTTCAAGTAGCTACAGAAATTCCACTCCCAATAATGCAGTATCTGATAGTGGGAAGAGGTTGAACGAGGCTACTCCTACGTCCATCTTAAGGGGTGAGGACGCTGCTGCTAGTTCGAATTCTGTCATTGTTGTTGCCAGGGAAGTTGCTAGAAGGAGGGTAGAAGCAGCTTCAGCTGCCGCAAAGCAAGCTGAAAACATGGATGCCATTGTTAAAGCTGCGGAGCTGGCAGCTGAAGCTGTGTCACAAGCTGGGAAGATTGTTGCAATGGGTGAACCTTTCTCATTGGCTGAATTGGTAGAAGCAGGTCCAGAGGCATATTGGAAAGTACCCCAAGCATCCCCTGAGCCAGATGGTGCTATTAGAGAGCAGATAAACATAGGTGGTAGCATGGAAGCTCCTGGTTCATCTGTTGGGCATCTAAAAGAGGTTCCTGTGGACAAGAGGGAAAAGCAGGATAACCACAGAAAGTCACCTACTCATAGAGAGATGACCAGAGTGTCTATGGAAGATCGTTCTAGATTGACAGATGGCGGTTTGACTCCTGTTGCAACAagtgaaaaagataaaaaaggaCAAAAGAGGCGCAAAGCTTCAGATGTTGCCAAAACTAAAGGAGTTGCTTCTGAATCTGAGATTGGTTTTGAATCACCTTTGATGATCACTCAGACTGACCGTGAAAAAGCAGGGGAAActtcaaaagataataatataaGGGAAGGCTCGCATGTTGAG GTATTGAGAGATGGAGGTGGGTCAAGAGTAGCATGGTTCCTGGCAGATATACTGAACTTGAACAATGGCAAAGCTTATGTGTGTTACAATGAACTTCGACAAGAGG ATGGTGATAGGCTAAAGGAATGGGTGGAAGTTGAAGGTGATAGGGCACCTAGGATACGCTGTGCTCGTCCTAGTACAGCTATGTCATTTGAAGGAACAAGGAAGAGACGCAGGGCAGCCATGGCGGATTATAATTGGTCTGTTGGAGATAGGGTTGATGCATGGATGCAAAATAG CTGGTGGGAGGGAGTTGTCATTGAGAAGAGCAAGAAAGATGAAACTTCATTTACTGTCCATTTTCCTG CTCAAGGAGAAACATCTGGTGTCAAAGCATGGCTTCTTCGTCCTTCTCTGATGTGGAAAAAAGGTAGTTGGGTTGAATGGTCCAGCTCTGTTGATAATAATGAGTCTTCCCGTGAG GGTGATACCCCACAGGAAAAGCGGCAAAGGTTAGGCAGTCCTGTGGTTGAGGCCAAAGGGAAAGATAAGCTTTCAAAAAATGTTGACATTAAGGAATCTGGGAAACCTGATGACACGAAATTGCTGGATTTATCTGCAAacaaagaaatatttaatattgGTAAAAGTACCAGAGATGAGAGTAAACCTGACTCACTGAGAATGATACGTACTGGTTTAAAGAAGAAAGGATCAGGAGTGGTTTTTGGTGTTCCTAAGCCTGGAAAGAAGCAAAAGTTTATGGAAGTAAGTAAACATTATGTTGCAGATCAGAGTAGCAAGACTCATGAAACTAGTGATTCAGCCAagtttacaaaatatttaatgcCTCAAGGATCTGAACCCCGTggaacgaaaaataaaattgaaccaaaacGAATGGCTGTATCCAAGCGCAAGATTCTCAAGCCTGGAAAATTGCCTAGTGTTTCTAGTAGAAGTATTCCTCAGAAAAACTACTTACCAAACACTATGGTTTCTGAACCTGATAGTGTTGTGGCCTCAGATGTGTCAAAATTGGAGGATTCTGTAAGCCATGCTGAGAATGTATCAGGAAAGCCAAACTTGATGGAGTTCAGATCATTTTCATCTTCTGATGGAGCAGCAGAGGGCCCGGTCTTATTTTCTTCTGTGGCTGTCTCATCAGATGCACCCCTCAAGAAAACTTCTGCTTCAAATGCTAAATCTGAAAGGATTAATAAGGGGAAGTTCGCACCATCTGGTGGGAAGTTAGCAAAAATCGATGAAAATGTTTTGAATGATGATACAACAAAAACAAGTTCTGAAGGTGTTGAACCTCGTAGATCTAATCGCAGGATTCAGCCAACATCAAGA CTTTTGGAAGGGCTACAAAGCTCGTTGGCCATCTCGAAAATTCCTTCTGTTTCATTTGACAAAAGTCACAAAAGTCAAAGCAGAAGTATGAGAG GTTGA